One Candidatus Regiella endosymbiont of Tuberolachnus salignus genomic window, CAACTTTGGTCGAACGAATGTAATCAAGCAATGAAGTCTTACCATGATCAACATGACCCATGATGGTGACGACGGGGGCGCGTAAATCAGATTCACCCGCCACTCCCATATCGCGATCACTCATCAGTGCTTCTTCGAGCTCATTTTCGCGACGCAAGATAACTTTATGACCCATTTCCTCAGCAACCAGTTGAGCTGTTTCCTGATCAATAACCTGGTTGATTGTTGCCATACCACCTAGTTTCATCATTGCTTTAATGACTTGAGAGCCTTTAACTGCCATTTTATTCGCTAGTTCAGCAACGGTGACCGTTTCACCAATGATAACGTCGCGGTTAACTGCAGCAACTGGCTTATTGAAACTCTGTTGTAGAGTGCTTGGTTTTCTTTTATTTTTACGGCCAACAGCCCGCGCTTCTTCACGATCTGCTTTCGACTCGGAGAGTTTATTGCCTTTTTTCTGTTTGGTAGTTTTACTTCCCCGGCTGCGACTACGGCGATCTCCTTCAACTTTGGCATCATTTTCATCTTCTGCAGCCCGAGCGTGTTGCGAGGTAGTGACATGGTAATCGGTCAATTCGATTTGTTCAGCTATGGATTCAGGCCATTTACCTTCATTTTCTGCTGCCATTTTACGCGCTTCTTCAGCAACCCGTTTCGCGTCTTCTTCTATCTTACGGCGCACTTCTCGTTCTACAGAACGTTTCAGCTCAGCCGCTTCTGCCTCACGGCGGGTCTTGTCACTTTGTTGTTGAGTCGTCAATTTTTTCTTTTCTACAATCGGCTTACTTTTTGTGTCAGCGATTTTTTTCGCGTTAGCTTCCTTTGCACTTTCACTTTTTGCCTGCTCTTCTGCTTTAGCTGGCTTTTTCTCAACCTGCTCAACCTGCTCAACCTGCTTTACCTGTTCAACCTGCTTTGCCTGCTCTGTTTTAGCTTTTTCTGTGTTCGCTAGCTCGGCATTAGGCGTATTGATGTAAGTTCGTTTTCTACGAATTTCAATTTGTACCGATTTACTTTTTCCACCGGAGCTCGGAACATTTAAAGTGCTCCGTATTTTCCGTTGCAACGTAAGTTTATTTGGCACCTGACCTGGTTCATGTTTTAAATGTGCTAGTAATATTTCTTTTTCTTGCTGAGTCACAGAGCTTGTTTCAGATTTTTTTAAACCTGCATCAGCAAACTGCTGTATGAGGCGATCAACTGAAGTTGAGATCTCTGCTGCCAGCAACTTTATGGTTACATCTGTCATGCTGTTCCTTCCTGCTACAGTTATTACGCATTATCGCCAAACCAGCAGATATTGCGGGCTGCCATAATTAATTCACCGGCTTTTTTATCATCTAGCCCTTCAATATCGGCTAAATCGCTAACACCCTGTTCGGCAAGATCTTCCAGCGTACAGACCCCGCCTGCCGCTAATTTGAATGCCATATCACGATTTAAACCTGCTAAATTTAACAAGTCGTCAGCGGGTTTGTTATCACCAAAACTTTCTTCTTGTTTTAGAGCCAATGTGGTTAGTACATTCTGGGCACGATCACGCAGCTCTTGAAGCCTCTTTTTGTCAAAATTATCAATTTCTGGTAATTCGTTTTCTGGTACATAGGCTAATTCTTCTAAAGAAGAAAATTCTGCTTCGACCAAAACTGTGGCGCACTCTTCATCAATTTCAAGATGTTCGGTAAACATGTCAATCGCTGTACGGGTTTCAGCTTGGCATTTTTCCTTAAGCTCGTTGATCGTCATCACATTAAGTTCCCAGCCACTCAGCTGAGAAACTAAGCGTACATTTTGACCATTGCGCCCAATCGCTTGTGCAGAATTACCTTCTTCAACTGCTATGTTCATCGTTTTTGCGTCTTCGTCAACAACGATAGAAGCTACCTCAGCTGGCGCCATAGCGTTAAGAACGAACTGAGCAGGATTATCATCCCACAAAACGATATCAATACGTTCTCCCCCCAGCTCGTTAGACACAGCTTGAACACGTGCTCCCCGCATCCCAACACATGCCCCTATAGGATCGATACGTTTGTCGTTAGTTTTAACTGCGATTTTAGCACGTGACGCTGGGTCACGAATTGCCGCCTTAATTTCGATCAACTCTTCGTCAATTTCTGGTACTTCAATGCGGAAAAGTTCAATCAGCATTTCAGGACGTGAACGGCTAATAAGTAACTGGGGACCTCGTGCTTCAGGACGTATCTCATACAAAATACCTTTAATGCGGTCACCAGGGCGTATGTTTTCACGAGGCAGCATATCCTCCCGTCCAATCACTCCTTCGGCGTTATTACCTAGGTCTAATATAATGCTATCTCGACTGACTTTTTTAACGGTAGCTGTAACAATTTTCCCTTCTTGTTCACGAAATTGCTCAATCACTACCGCTCGCTCAGCTTCGCGTACTTTTTGTACAATAACTTGTTTCGCTGTTTGGGTAGTTATGCGGTCAAAAACTACCGATTTAATTTGGTCTTCAATATAAGTAGGGATTTCAGATTCGGTGGAAATAGGCGTGTTTTGCTGAGCCTCTTCTTTACTAATTTCCTGCGCCGCTTCTAGCGTAATTTCACGTGTTGGCATAACCACTTCACTGACCACTTTCCAACGACGGAAGGTCTCGAAATCTCCTGTTTTTCGATCGATATTAACCCGGACTTCAATTTCTTGTTCATGTTTTTTCTTGGTCGCTGTCGCTAATGCAATTTCTAATGCTTCAAAAATCTTCTCACGTGGAAGGGATTTCTCATTAGAAACGGCTTCTACAACAGCCAGAATCTCTTTGTTCATCCTAAGTTGCCTCATCTAAACTTTTAAAAGTGGGGTACCAGGTTCGCTTTGCGGATATTGCTTAGTGCAAACACTTCATCTTTTCCATCCACAGTAACGATGATCATTTCTCCATCGACAGCCTTGATGATACCTTGCCACTTACGACGGTTTTGCATTGCCATACGTAATGTTAAACTGATCCTTTCCCCCAAATAGTCAGTATAATCTTCAGCGGTAAACAACGGGCGCTCAAGACCTGGGGATGAGACCTCTAAGTTGTAGGGACAGGTAATCGGCTCTTCAACATCTAGCACGGCACTCACCTGGTAGCTAACATCTGCACACATATCAACGGTGACGCCATCGCAGTTATCGATATAAATACGCAGTGTGGATTGGCGCCCTGGAATAAATTCGACCCCCACTAATTTGTGTCCCAAGGCTTTTACCGGTGCTGAAATTATCTCTGTTAATTTTTGTTCTAACGTGGACAAACTCACCCCCAAGACATAAAAAAAGGGCTTTATAGCCCAGTCATTTTTTTCAAATAACAAAAAACCCCGAAATTCGGGGTTTGATACAACTGGACCCTATTAGCCGCTGAAAGAATCCCTCGGCATGACTTCTGATAAATATTTTTTCAAATCAAAATCGAGGTTAATTAATCTCTTTAAATATCGTATTTGAAAAAAATTTTTCGAGAAGTGGTTGCGGGAGCCGGATTTGAACCAGCGACCTTCGGGTTATGAGCCCGACGAGCTACCAAACTGCTCCACCCCGCGTCCGAAAACGTAGCAAATAGTACGTTGATAATCATCCAAAAGCAAGCTATCTCTAAGAGCCTATTCGAAATCTTTTGTGCTCGCTAATACTTTAGACTTCTTGCATAACCTACTGCATGGTGTGAATTTTTGCGTTAAATATAAAAGGAACTGCGCCTTTTCGCCTATTTTTTTCTCAATTGAGCGTAGCTCAAAGAAGATTTCGAATAGGCTTTAAGAATTGGTACCGAGGACGGGATTTGAACCCGTAAGCCCAATCGAGCACTACCACCTCAAGGTAGCGTGTCTACCAATTTCACCACCTCGGTATTGAAGATAACATTTTTTTAGATCATTAGAGCCAATTTAAAATTTCTTTGTGTTCCGATACGAAGATAAGTACTAGTTCTATCACTGAGGAATATCGTTGCTCGGTTTTGGAGGCGCGCTTATTTTCTCATCTTTAGCTGGTTGACTCAGATTTTCCC contains:
- the rimP gene encoding ribosome maturation factor RimP, which gives rise to MSTLEQKLTEIISAPVKALGHKLVGVEFIPGRQSTLRIYIDNCDGVTVDMCADVSYQVSAVLDVEEPITCPYNLEVSSPGLERPLFTAEDYTDYLGERISLTLRMAMQNRRKWQGIIKAVDGEMIIVTVDGKDEVFALSNIRKANLVPHF
- the nusA gene encoding transcription termination factor NusA; protein product: MNKEILAVVEAVSNEKSLPREKIFEALEIALATATKKKHEQEIEVRVNIDRKTGDFETFRRWKVVSEVVMPTREITLEAAQEISKEEAQQNTPISTESEIPTYIEDQIKSVVFDRITTQTAKQVIVQKVREAERAVVIEQFREQEGKIVTATVKKVSRDSIILDLGNNAEGVIGREDMLPRENIRPGDRIKGILYEIRPEARGPQLLISRSRPEMLIELFRIEVPEIDEELIEIKAAIRDPASRAKIAVKTNDKRIDPIGACVGMRGARVQAVSNELGGERIDIVLWDDNPAQFVLNAMAPAEVASIVVDEDAKTMNIAVEEGNSAQAIGRNGQNVRLVSQLSGWELNVMTINELKEKCQAETRTAIDMFTEHLEIDEECATVLVEAEFSSLEELAYVPENELPEIDNFDKKRLQELRDRAQNVLTTLALKQEESFGDNKPADDLLNLAGLNRDMAFKLAAGGVCTLEDLAEQGVSDLADIEGLDDKKAGELIMAARNICWFGDNA